In Hymenobacter sublimis, a single genomic region encodes these proteins:
- a CDS encoding DUF4440 domain-containing protein, whose protein sequence is MKPLVGFLLGSAALLASSCSAPKPDDAAAAVDVKSLNQQFIGAWNAKNTAALDTLLADDVQYAQGATRFNGKSEVSDKWVRATMGTIADLKLYGTSAGTDANTAYEAGTFSTEVLPEAPGQPSGEGEGNFILLWKKNKKNAWKLSYVQLEGLPVKVSN, encoded by the coding sequence ATGAAACCTCTTGTTGGTTTTCTGCTTGGGAGTGCCGCACTGCTGGCCTCCTCCTGCTCGGCGCCTAAGCCTGATGACGCCGCTGCTGCTGTTGATGTAAAAAGCCTCAACCAGCAATTCATCGGCGCCTGGAACGCCAAAAACACGGCCGCTCTCGATACGCTGCTGGCCGACGACGTGCAGTACGCCCAAGGCGCTACCCGCTTTAATGGCAAATCAGAAGTATCGGATAAGTGGGTGCGCGCTACCATGGGCACGATTGCCGACCTGAAACTCTACGGTACTAGCGCCGGCACCGACGCTAATACGGCTTACGAGGCCGGCACTTTCTCCACGGAGGTGCTACCCGAAGCTCCTGGCCAGCCCAGCGGCGAAGGCGAAGGCAACTTCATTCTGCTCTGGAAGAAAAACAAGAAAAACGCCTGGAAGCTCAGCTACGTGCAGCTCGAAGGCCTCCCCGTGAAAGTCAGCAACTAG
- a CDS encoding glycine zipper 2TM domain-containing protein — protein sequence MKKVSLLLALVMFFTTIASSFAQDRKVSSSAKGAIIGGLGGAAAGALINKRNRVVGGAVGGAAGAGLGYSIGRTADNKRRAEAARVAAANRAEQRRAAAYRAGIARGEAKARANNNAALAAAAAAPAAAPAMMNSFGAPAAGAPTSLAMSSAYLPNNNYGARDAAYPTSEVRRKSW from the coding sequence ATGAAAAAGGTAAGTTTGCTTCTCGCCCTCGTGATGTTCTTCACTACCATCGCCTCCAGCTTTGCCCAGGACCGCAAGGTTAGCTCCAGCGCCAAAGGTGCCATTATTGGTGGTCTGGGTGGTGCCGCAGCCGGTGCGCTTATCAACAAGCGGAACCGCGTAGTGGGTGGTGCCGTGGGTGGTGCCGCTGGTGCCGGTCTGGGCTACAGCATCGGTCGGACCGCCGACAACAAACGCCGCGCCGAGGCAGCCCGCGTAGCCGCCGCCAACCGTGCTGAGCAGCGCCGCGCTGCCGCTTACCGCGCCGGCATTGCCCGCGGCGAAGCTAAAGCTCGCGCCAACAACAACGCCGCGCTGGCTGCTGCCGCCGCTGCTCCGGCTGCCGCTCCGGCCATGATGAACAGCTTCGGCGCTCCGGCCGCTGGTGCTCCTACCTCGCTGGCTATGAGCTCGGCCTACCTGCCTAACAACAACTACGGTGCCCGCGACGCCGCTTATCCGACCTCGGAAGTACGTCGTAAGAGCTGGTAG
- a CDS encoding MFS transporter: protein MREAVAAEAQPVIEDARPTPSHPLAPALVWLMAITCGLVVANIYYNQPLLAEIGRTFGVAESRVSLVATITQVGYTLGLLLVVPLGDKRERKSLILTLLLCAAGCMAGAASAPTFALLATASLLIGIFSAVPQLLIPMAASLASDEERGRVVGKVMSGLLIGILLSRTISGYVGLHFGWRTMFWVGAGVMVVLTGTLARMLPRNQPQFAGSYGSLLRSLGTLTRELPVLRRSALVGACMFAGFSAFWTTLVFFLESDAYHYHADVAGLFGLIGASGAFAASFAGKSADSKGADYALNLGILLFLGAYLLLGFGGYYLLGLIIGVVILDVGQQMTHISNQARIFTLRPEARSRLNTVYMTACFIGASAGSLIGGIAWSHVAWPGVCGVGLGFVVLAYILNRFYERGTAPVSR from the coding sequence ATGAGAGAAGCAGTAGCGGCTGAAGCTCAGCCCGTGATAGAAGACGCTCGTCCTACCCCTTCCCACCCTCTGGCCCCGGCCCTGGTTTGGCTGATGGCCATTACCTGCGGGCTGGTAGTGGCTAACATCTACTACAACCAACCGCTGCTAGCCGAAATCGGGCGCACGTTTGGGGTGGCCGAAAGCCGGGTGAGCCTGGTGGCTACCATTACCCAAGTGGGCTACACCCTGGGCCTACTGCTGGTAGTGCCCCTGGGCGACAAGCGGGAGCGGAAAAGCCTGATTCTGACCCTGCTACTGTGCGCCGCCGGGTGCATGGCCGGGGCTGCCTCTGCGCCCACCTTTGCTTTGCTGGCCACTGCCAGCTTGCTAATCGGCATTTTCTCGGCCGTGCCACAGCTGCTGATTCCCATGGCGGCCTCCCTAGCCAGCGACGAAGAGCGCGGCCGCGTGGTGGGCAAGGTGATGAGTGGGCTGCTGATTGGCATTCTGCTCTCACGCACCATCAGTGGCTACGTGGGGCTGCACTTTGGCTGGCGCACCATGTTTTGGGTTGGTGCCGGGGTAATGGTGGTGCTCACGGGTACTCTGGCCCGCATGCTACCACGCAACCAGCCCCAGTTTGCGGGTAGCTACGGCAGTCTGCTCCGGTCATTGGGCACGCTCACGCGGGAGCTGCCGGTGCTGCGGCGCTCGGCGCTGGTGGGGGCCTGCATGTTTGCCGGCTTCAGTGCATTCTGGACTACCCTCGTGTTCTTCCTGGAAAGCGACGCCTACCACTACCACGCCGACGTAGCCGGTCTGTTTGGCCTTATTGGCGCCAGTGGGGCCTTTGCCGCTTCCTTCGCCGGTAAATCAGCCGATAGCAAAGGCGCTGACTACGCCCTCAACCTCGGCATACTGTTGTTTCTGGGTGCCTACCTGCTGCTGGGCTTTGGGGGTTATTACTTACTCGGGCTCATCATCGGGGTCGTGATTCTGGATGTGGGCCAGCAGATGACCCACATTTCCAACCAAGCCCGCATCTTCACGCTCCGCCCCGAAGCCCGTAGCCGCCTTAACACCGTGTACATGACGGCCTGCTTTATTGGGGCCTCCGCCGGTTCCTTAATCGGCGGTATAGCCTGGTCCCATGTTGCGTGGCCGGGCGTGTGCGGCGTTGGGCTGGGGTTTGTGGTGCTGGCGTACATACTGAATCGGTTTTATGAGCGGGGCACAGCACCAGTTTCGCGCTAG
- a CDS encoding alpha/beta hydrolase — MRKLLFFLLCLLIVTFAQAQNQPVIPLYSGAVPNSKASSIQEVVDKQANGSIRISNVVTPTLTVYRPAKANGTAVIICPGGGYARLAMDHEGYDVARRLNEMGITAFVLKYRLPNAQSQTDKSVVPLLDAQQAIRLVRQRAAEFGVNPSRVGLMGFSAGGHLASTAGTHFATPVGDTKEKTSVRPDFLMLLYPVISFSDELMHAGSRTSLIGEKPATDQIRRYSNELQITAQTPPTFLVHAADDQTVKVQNSLAFYEACLQHQVPAEMHLYPQGGHGFGMLNKTTKDNWTDRLQNWLDAGGWLR, encoded by the coding sequence ATGCGCAAACTTCTCTTCTTCCTACTCTGCCTTCTTATTGTGACGTTCGCTCAGGCCCAAAACCAGCCGGTCATTCCGCTTTACTCCGGCGCTGTTCCCAATTCCAAGGCCAGTAGCATCCAGGAAGTAGTGGATAAGCAAGCCAACGGTAGCATCCGCATCTCTAACGTGGTGACGCCGACGCTGACGGTATATAGGCCTGCCAAAGCCAACGGCACGGCCGTTATTATTTGTCCGGGTGGAGGATACGCGCGTTTGGCTATGGACCACGAGGGCTACGATGTGGCCCGGCGGCTCAATGAAATGGGCATCACGGCATTTGTGCTAAAATACCGCCTACCGAATGCCCAGAGCCAGACCGATAAATCTGTAGTACCCCTGCTCGATGCCCAGCAGGCTATTCGGCTGGTGCGGCAGCGCGCCGCCGAGTTCGGCGTAAACCCCAGCCGGGTTGGGCTGATGGGCTTTTCGGCGGGCGGACACCTGGCTTCTACGGCCGGCACGCACTTCGCTACCCCCGTCGGCGATACTAAAGAGAAAACCTCCGTGCGGCCCGATTTTCTGATGCTGCTGTACCCGGTTATCAGCTTCTCCGACGAGCTCATGCACGCTGGCTCCCGCACTAGCCTTATCGGCGAGAAGCCCGCTACAGACCAAATCAGGCGATATTCCAACGAATTGCAGATAACCGCCCAAACGCCGCCTACCTTCCTGGTGCACGCTGCCGATGACCAGACGGTGAAAGTGCAGAACAGCCTAGCTTTCTACGAGGCCTGCCTGCAGCACCAAGTACCCGCTGAAATGCACCTCTACCCCCAAGGCGGCCACGGCTTTGGCATGCTCAACAAAACCACCAAAGACAACTGGACCGACCGCCTCCAGAATTGGCTGGATGCCGGCGGCTGGCTGCGCTAA